Proteins encoded together in one Quercus lobata isolate SW786 chromosome 3, ValleyOak3.0 Primary Assembly, whole genome shotgun sequence window:
- the LOC115982397 gene encoding uncharacterized GPI-anchored protein At5g19250-like: MAFLKLSLLLLFMLVLHGVRCKPMYHNNDEEDDLFEGLNGYRSSSNLPNFTENSNAACLAEKVADKLDALSCENAFDYSSAPGNKPNFTDFDKLLDKCDINGNNTLDGVILPVCVPKLDPTAVLSNYTNSQYAKYLNDSSYTGAGIGSEENWMVVILSTNTSTGSFSSAASLIANISNYLAALFFGLLVISVS, encoded by the exons ATGGCTTTCCTTAAACTTAGCCTCCTCCTACTCTTTATGCTTGTTCTTCATGGTGTGCGCTGCAAACCAATGTATCACAATAATG atgaagaagatgatCTCTTCGAAGGACTCAATGGTTACAGGTCATCATCAAATCTCCCCAACTTCACAGAGAACAGCAATGCAGCTTGCCTTGCTGAAAAAGTTGCAGACAAATTAGATGCCCTATCTTGTGAAAATGCCTTCGACTACAGCTCTGCTCCAGGCAACAAGCCTAATTTCACTGACTTTGACAAGCTCCTGGATAAGTGTGACATAAATGGCAACAACACACTTGATGGGGTCATATTGCCTGTTTGTGTGCCCAAATTAGACCCAACTGCAGTCCTTTCTAATTATACAAATTCTCAATATGCAAAATATCTTAATGATTCCAGCTACACCGGGGCCGGGATTGGCTCTGAGGAAAACTGGATGGTGGTCATTTTGAGCACTAACACATCAACTGGAAGCTTTTCCAGTGCAGCTTCTTTGATTGCTAATATAAGTAACTACCTGGCGGCTTTGTTCTTTGGATTGCTTGTAATTTCAGTGAGCTGA